ctgatacatatatattacctgTATCATCTATACAGGCAGAACTGGGACTGGAGAATTGACCATCCCTGTTGCCCTTACTACCGAATGATTTGATACATTCCCCATCGTGGTTGTAAACGTGAATACAATTTGCACTGTGATCAACGACATAAACCCTCCCATTGCTAGGACTTATTGTAATACCTATGGGATATTTCAAATTTCCTTTCCCAAAGCATCTGATTAATTTGCCATttttatcacagacaagaatctgcttatttgcataatctgTGATGAATATATTACCATCTACTGAAACAGCTGCATCGTATGGATTAATTGGATTTCCAACATTTTGAAACTGAAAGAAACTCTTATGCTCTCCTTCCCTACTGAATGATTGTAATCTATTATTACTATATTCACAAACTAACAAATTGCCATTTTTAGTCTTCGTTACACCCCATGGACAACTCAGTTGCCCGACCCCTGACCCTGGCTCCCCAAAGCTAGACACCAACCCTTTCTTAGGAATAACTTTAACTCTAACTGGTGATCCTTGTACtggtttcttatctacatttaCTGACAGTTCATGTTCTCCTTTCATCTTTCCAAGAGTTGTTAAAGTCATTGTTCCATCTTTGTTATCACGGACACTCACTTCTTCCTTGCTGTTATCTGGCCTCTTTACTACCGCATCAACTCCATCATGTGTAACCCGTTGGGGTTTTGCATCTGTTGTCAAGGTTACCGTAATGTCCTCATCAACTCTAACGAACTGTGGTATGTCAGTTATCTTGTACATCTTAGCGTTACCACCAACCACGACTCCTAAACTCTTCTCGGTACAGAAGTCATCACATGGTCTGAACTCCATGCAGTCGTGTTCTGCTGGGTCAGTTTTGGTCTCGACTTTCAGGATTTCTGCCATTTGAGTTGATATACCTTTCTTTGCAGACATCAACTGTGTCGCATTCCCGTATTGAACAAGTTTCTCAGTGTACTCTCGAGCATTAGTTAGGTCACTCTCGGCAATGTCCAGTCCTTTCAGTTGTGCGTTTAAGTTCACTTTCCTTTCATCGTATTCACCTTTCATCTCTTTCAAAAGTTTATCGCCATTTTCGTGTATTAGTCGAGTGACGTCATCAACCGTCTTGGTGATGTGTGTTTTCAGTTTCTTTTCCTCTGCCGTAAAACAATTATCGAGTGAATGCGATACGTCTTCGACGGCAACTTTGCTGTCTTTTGCTTCGgtttctttcactttcactttgtcTATCATGTCGGCCAATTCTTTGCGATAATCACTGGCTGTTTCATTCACACACCTGTATTTGTGTGTGGTCAAAGGATGATCTATTGCCGTACATTTTAGACAGATTGTCCCGTCACACGTATCACAGTAGAATTCCAGTTCGTAGTTCTGGTGTCTAGGGCAGTACATCGGAGGTTGTACCGAGACTGGGTCATCGCACTTTGCAGTATTGTATTCATCGAGGGCAACCAAGCGGTGAGATCGGGTCAGAGGTAAACGCTTATGTGTGCGTATACAATTATCACACAGAGAAATTGAACATTCAATGCACTGTGTCGTACTATTTCCATTCTCACATCCCATACACTTCATAGATTCTGAAGTAGTATCGTCTCGTTTGTTGAATGTTTCAACTAATTCATTGAGAAAGAAATTGGTACCAATACCTTCAACACCGTCATCAGGAAGTTGGTGTGATCTTGTACAAACCGGACAGATTATAGCCCCTTCCTTCACCAGCCTGACGAGGCAAGGCTTACAGAAGTTGTGAAGACACGGTAGACATTTAGCGTCCTTGTATCGTTCAGTACAGATAGTACAGAGGAGAAAATTGCTGCCAATTTTGTCGAGAAATTGCAGCTCCTTTGAAGCCATCGTGTATATACGTGTGTCCTTGTCTGACCTCTAGTTCCTGGTAGGTGATGAAAGGTCGTTGAATATTAACCAATGTTTGTGTCACGTGACTCCTTACATAGCAAATCATGTATTAGGTCAAAGCCGAGTAGTAAAATGGgaagaaatatatttaaatagtcattaatattaattaaaatcCTACAATATAAAAAAGTGACAACTGACATATAAAATGGAATCGTATaactaacaaaaaaatttggaAATGAAATTCCAATTCAAAATGGTCTTTATTGGCCTACTCATGACCTCCAGTGAGAGAGCAGAGTACCACGTGCATAATCGCCGTAAACAGACTAGTCTgggataataataataatgttgggttcttatatagcgctttcccacaccgtgctcaaagcgcagAGCGGcgcaacggccctttagtcttcctcaactccccggggagcatacaatccattgcagccatttaagcgcataggattaaagcctacACAATGCaccctacatcctaccaggtccccacttatacagctgggttgactgaggcacagtcgtggttcaaatcttgcccaaggactttagccggATGTTGTGGGACTTACGCAAACTGGTTTCAAACACGTGGTATATAGGGTATGAAATTATCAACAGTTTAAGTCTCTATAACTGTAACAAAAATAGACTTGTGTaatttatcatttacatatttttatgtattattgacgttgaataaaatattttgttatacaGTTTATGTAAAATTCATAAGAATGGGCAGAGAGGTAATTGAGAAATTATATCGAAGAAAACTAAACTTAAAGTTTCTAAAAGTACTTTCGATTCAGCTGAGGGGGTAAAAAGCCGGGGAGCAAAATGAACAGGGGGCTAACTGCCCGGGGCAACAGGCCAGGGCAAAATATCGGGGGCAAAGGGCTGTGGACAAaaggacggggggggggggggggcaacgtGCCTGCTTCCGGGTCAAATATATTGATTTCCTTTTCTTGTTACTTGTAGGTTTTGGAAAGACTTGGCAAAACTAATGAGTAAGATAAATCCTGTAGAGACTATAGTCCATGTCATGGGGTGTAACATATTGGGACTACCGTCTGGAGAAATGGTAAGACGAATTTCCAATAGttgtttcatatatatatacattttcttttaaatctaATCTCACACACATTAGGATTTACATTTCCGACTGGTCTGACTAATAAATACTGTCAATactatgtgttgttgtgttgAAAATTAAGCTTTACGTTGCATTGCAGCTTCCAAATGTGACGTTCATGTAATGAATCCCCACGACCTAGAGTACTCTGTCGGATAAAAagcttatctatctatctatctatctatctatctgtgtgtgtgtgtctgtctgtctgtctgtctgtctctgtctgtctgtgtgtctgtgtgtaggCTGCAGGCACTGGCTATCAAGACATAAACTCGTCTCCACTGTCACTGAGGATATATGAACCGATCGGTGGCCTACTCATTCAACGATTGCGTCAGCTACTACTCTGCACCGTATTAAACCATCGTGTCAGTGAGTGTTGAAAAACGTTTACTCCAACTGACTTGTGAAAAATGCAATTCCAAACCTTCGTCATCAGATCACCCCTATGAACATATAGCACAGGGATCTCCTTGACTGATGCTTTAACATGTGAAGTAAATTTTACTTATGATTccttttgacacattttttttacagttattTCAAGAACTTGAAGAACTTGGAAAGCCTAATATCATACGATTTCAAGCACCTCTCGAACTTTCGCCTTCAGGTAGGAATGATATGAAAGACTGTGCAGTTACAAAACTAAATTTCGCCTggcttgacatttaaaaaaaaattaacattgctacattttatcgtccgACTCAACAAAGCTCTTACGAATATCGCGACATTATATTGTTTTGCTCGACATTTCTCTGTTGATAAGATCTTTGTTGAGTCAGATAATGAAACAGTAGTACTTTTGACAAAGAGtgttgttgagccagacgataaaatgtagcaaagttagtaAGCTTTTTTGTTAAGCCAGACGAAATTTAGTGTAGATggattttatatttctttctttctttctttctttctctttctttctttctttctttctttctttctttctttctttctttctttctttctttctttctttctttctttctttctttctttctttctttctttctttcaaaggtttctctatctatctatctatctatctatctatctatctatctatctatctatctatctatctatctatctatctatctatctatcattcgtgttttctttctttatatattttataatcatATTGACATCTTTTTCTTTGCCACAGGGAAAGTAATGATCGagacatatttcaattttgaaaaatacaagttatggAAGTCGAAGAGAAACACCATAATGAACATCACAGACTTCGCATAGGGACAATATACCAGACGGTCACACTATTTACTGGAACAATTGTTGGTTACGCAACGATGAAGCTTACACGTtagaaacaaatacaaatgtctcCTATGACAAATCTTCAAGGACTTATATGTcgaaatttgaaaatcaaagcAAATATTTGAGAATTCAGTAACCGTTGCCAAATCCAAATCTGACGGTGATGCGAGTATcttttattatgtaaatgtcattATATTTAGACACTTTCACTATAACAAATCggtgacctctgacctgtaTTTGTATTCTTTCCTTCCATCAATAACAGTTTACAGTCATATTTACAAACCTCAACATTACAATTTAATCTTCTAAACGAgacacaaaaacaaatacttCAATATAAAGGAATAACCTCGAATATGATCTTTGATGAGGGCATCATTAGGAAATATGTGGCAGAAATGTCTAAGTTCGTTCTaattaaaattcaaatgttttgtGTGTAACTATTGTGTCCTTAATTAgcgaaatacatacatacatacatacatacatacatacatacatacatacacacatacatgcatgcatgcatgcatgcat
The nucleotide sequence above comes from Glandiceps talaboti chromosome 10, keGlaTala1.1, whole genome shotgun sequence. Encoded proteins:
- the LOC144440542 gene encoding LOW QUALITY PROTEIN: tripartite motif-containing protein 2-like (The sequence of the model RefSeq protein was modified relative to this genomic sequence to represent the inferred CDS: substituted 1 base at 1 genomic stop codon), whose protein sequence is MASKELQFLDKIGSNFLLCTICTERYKDAKCLPCLHNFCKPCLVRLVKEGAIICPVCTRSHQLPDDGVEGIGTNFFLNELVETFNKRDDTTSESMKCMGCENGNSTTQCIECSISLCDNCIRTHKRLPLTRSHRLVALDEYNTAKCDDPVSVQPPMYCPRHQNYELEFYCDTCDGTICLKCTAIDHPLTTHKYRCVNETASDYRKELADMIDKVKVKETEAKDSKVAVEDVSHSLDNCFTAEEKKLKTHITKTVDDVTRLIHENGDKLLKEMKGEYDERKVNLNAQLKGLDIAESDLTNAREYTEKLVQYGNATQLMSAKKGISTQMAEILKVETKTDPAEHDCMEFRPCDDFCTEKSLGVVVGGNAKMYKITDIPQFVRVDEDITVTLTTDAKPQRVTHDGVDAVVKRPDNSKEEVSVRDNKDGTMTLTTLGKMKGEHELSVNVDKKPVQGSPVRVKVIPKKGLVSSFGEPGSGVGQLSCPWGVTKTKNGNLLVCEYSNNRLQSFSREGEHKSFFQFQNVGNPINPYDAAVSVDGNIFITDYANKQILVCDKNGKLIRCFGKGNLKYPIGITISPSNGRVYVVDHSANCIHVYNHDGECIKSFGSKGNRDGQFSSPSSACIDDTGNIYVSEYGNHXVQVFDADGHFLYSFGNKGSGDGQLKYPYGLCLDKHGYVYVADTNNNRVVKFESNGKFIGRVDSDEDGQMSPYCVYVSDDEPFGDVIVTYYGNDCVKVFAQ